Proteins from a single region of Bos javanicus breed banteng chromosome 25, ARS-OSU_banteng_1.0, whole genome shotgun sequence:
- the ZAN gene encoding zonadhesin isoform X2 encodes MAPPVWTLVLLLGAAWGQDHMPAPTRKEKPPDWKPLARSSRENSILTQCDFEDDSRPLCDWSQATKDDGDWTRESRPFLASGTAPPGGYPSGEGYYLHMDSSAFHPGGVARLRSPPIWEQGPLCVRFAYFMFGLSWGAQLKLWLASGAKGKHPNLLWKHVNTQSPSWIPTAVTVPLGLVLPSRLTFEGVWGSTTYLDIALDAISIHRGSCNRVCMMQTCNFDTLKDLCGWSWISTASGAKWVQKKGPTGVQDVGPEGDFSSPGDGYYMLLDPKNAKASQKSVLLSPLIQSSGCLSLSFHYLLRGRSPGAGFTAYASVLGSIRKHTIFSGQPGPNWQPVSVNYTGQGQIQFTLMGVFAKIPEPAVAVDAISIAPCGESFPQCDFEDKDHPFCDWVQVLQDGGRWTQGSANTLIHGTGPFGIALSGESHFVYLEANKFSQEGQSYKLVSRPFCAPGAICVAFTYHMDGRGKGTKLRLLLGSPAGSPPSSLWERVGSQGPDWLNDSMTIPSGHQQPMQLMFEVERGSHAAFVVALGFIFIGQGTCQGPASTVLPPKPLGPPTGPSETPVTPEETSTTSSETSPVPTEKPVAATEKPTVPSETPTVPTEKPVVTAEKLTVPTERPTVPTEKPTILPEEPTFLPEGPTIPTEKPTVPTEKTTIPSKKTTIPTKKTTIPTEKPTVPTEKTTIPAKKTTILTEKPTILTEEPTFLPEWPLFPSEWPPVPTEKPIVSTERTTIPTEKTTIPTEKPMVSTEKTTIPTEKVTVPTEKTTIPTEKTTIPTEKVTVPTEKTTIPTEKTTIPTEKPMVPTEKTTIPTEKTTIPTEKPMVSTEKTTIPTEKVTVPTEKTTIPTEKTTIPTEKVTVPTEKTTIPTEKTTISTEKVTVPTEKTTIPTEKTTIPTEKVTVPTEKTTIPTEKTTIPTEKVTVPIEKTTIPTEKTTISTEKVTVPTEKTTIPTEKTTISTEKVTVPTEKTTIPTEKTTISTEKATVPTEKTTIPTEKATVPTKTTTIPTEETTISTEKTTVPTEKTTIPTKKTTIPTEKTTVPTKKTTIPTKKTTIPTEKPTVPTERPTPPMTPQPSPALVPTQPTVFTKPTTSVTPVTPATTTTPRPTPATCPPNAHYERCACPASCQSPKPTCGLLCKPGCVCNSGFLFHDSRCINASSCNCFYNENYYKSGTEWFSPNCTERCRCQPGSQIECQPYKCGTNTVCQLKHGQYRCHPYGTATCFVYGDPHYFTFDGRYFNFMGKCTYLLAQPCGNSTEPFFRVTVKNEQRGLEGVSCLSKVSVTLSETTITLLKGRHTLVGGQRVTLPAIPSGGVFLTPSGRFVQLQTVFGLRVRWDGDQQLYVRVPSTYSSKLCGFCGNYDGDSSNDNQKPDGRPARDEKELGHSWQISEDEDQACQENQASLPSCDTDLKNTLSSPEHCGRLVVANGAFQACLPHLKVSSFFHNCKLDMCNFQGLQQILCAHMSALTETCQEAGYAVKPWRGPQFCPLACPPNSRYTLCAKLCPDTCHSTFLGMACQNRCVEGCECNQGFVLSGLQCVPRSECGCLDPTAGYFKIGERWFKPGCRQLCICEGTNRTRCVPWQCQAQEMCGQQDGTYGCHPQGSATCTVWGDPHYLTFDGALHHFMGTCTYILTRPCLLKSLENYFFVSATNEFRGGNLEASYVKAVQVQAFGIRVWMLKGRKVMLDGRQVALPLWFAHGRMTVRSSGSFVLLYTDFGLQVRYDGYHLVEVTAPSSYAGRLCGMCGNYNNNSLDDNLQPDKRPAVNSVRLGASWKLNELSESGCFAADARPPRCLEKNATDPWSKNCDILVNPQGPFSTCHRVVSPQASFASCVYGQCGTKGDAFTLCRSLQAYASLCARAGQVLTWRSSTFCPLKCPSGSRYSPCADPCPGTCLSLSTPSYCPSSLPCAEGCECQRGHILSGTTCVPLSECGCTSPGGAYHPVGERWYTDSTCSRLCACSIHNNISCLQTSCKPGQMCWPRDGLMRCRGAGMGVCQIQDRSQYISFDGSYHAVRGACTYVLAKTCHSTMDLPFFKISGKNGKQQDQAHTFYLRKVYVHVFNTLVTLKKDHVLINGTWVPLPATSQIRGVKVISRDGYMVLTISIGVEVKFDGSGFLEIEIPKAYYGKTCGMCGNFNGEEEDELLMPNDELAPDDITYVDSWQDKEIDPSCRDDDKAEEESEEPETTCQPADLERAKEQCQAVFQTPGWARCASRVILSPFLVRCTDSLCEFGGLSSTLCQSLQAFATACQARGIRPPIWRNSSFCPLDCPPNYVYTNCFPHCPPTCDNPEGRCKGSSGPSVCQEGCVCEPGYVLKERRCVPRSQCGCRDARGRFLPEGNAWFSNSCSQRCTCGAGAIQCRPFACPEGSRCEINEDDKEICKPYKSERCTVYGDPTYRTFDGLGYRFQGRMTYYLVKTVDVLPTGVEPFIVEGRNKMYASHNPVFLHEIIVMVYGYTVQLQHELELVVNGQKVTAPYEPVDQLRVSLRSDRLFVITDFELVVSFNGKNNAVISLPLTYRKLVLGLCGNCDQNKRNDFMLPNGAVTQNLLAFGNSWEVKMTEGSLPRVSRAVQEEEVKEEAALGFLDVSGCHPEELQLINRTQACGVLADPEGPFAVCHQTVAPEPFLEHCVSDLCATRDPKEQEGLRCQVLSGYASICQEAGATPASWRDHTHCALSCPANTVYQSCMTPCPASCATLAAPRGCKGPCVEGCASLPGYVYSGAQSLPLAHCGCTENGIYYQQGDSFVNDDCSQRCTCARTGFLLCEPLGCSPGEVCTLGNLTRGCFRDSPCLQNPCQNDGRCREQGTHFTCECEPGYGGDRCMEPQDVPPPEKPEASNFASILLPLLVPMVVIVPAAVTRGCISRRKGRREKMRSQTRGKPPHADFSPEQALRVAQF; translated from the exons ATGGCTCCTCCAGTCTGGACTCTGGTGCTGCTCCTGGGGGCTGCCTGGGGCCAGGACCACATGCCTGCCCCAACCCG GAAAGAGAAGCCTCCAGACTGGAAGCCCCTTGCTCGCAGCTCGCGGGAAAACT ccaTTCTCACCCAGTGTGATTTTGAGGATGACTCCAGACCCCTCTGTGATTGGAGCCAAGCGACTAAAGACGATGGAGACTGGACTCGAGAAAGCAGGCCCTTCCTCGCCAGCGGCACTGCCCCTCCCGGGGGGTACCCCAGTGGAG AGGGCTACTACCTGCACATGGACTCCAGCGCCTTCCACCCGGGCGGGGTGGCCCGCCTGCGAAGCCCCCCTATATGGGAGCAGGGCCCCCTCTGCGTGCGCTTCGCCTACTTCATGTTTGGGCTGTCGTGGGGTGCCCAACTCAAGCTGTGGCTGGCCTCAGGCGCCAAGGGCAAGCACCCCAACCTGCTGTGGAAACACGTGAACACGCAAAGCCCCTCCTGGATCCCCACCGCTGTCACGGTGCCTCTGGGGCTCGTCCTGCCCAGCCGG CTGACATTCGAAGGCGTGTGGGGCAGCACGACTTATCTGGACATCGCTCTGGACGCTATCTCCATCCATCGGGGCTCCTGCAATCGGG tCTGCATGATGCAGACGTGCAACTTTGACACTCTAAAAGATCTCTGCGGCTGGAGCTGGATCTCGACGGCCTCTGGGGCCAAGTGGGTCCAGAAGAAGGGGCCGACGGGGGTGCAGGACGTGGGGCCTGAGGGAGACTTCTCTAGCCCTGGGG ATGGCTATTACATGCTCCTGGACCCCAAGAATGCAAAAGCGAGTCAGAAATCTGTCCTCCTGAGCCCCCTGATCCAGTCCTCCGGCTGCCTGAGTCTCTCCTTTCACTACCTCCTCCGTGGCCGGTCTCCTGGTGCAGGCTTCACGGCCTATGCATCTGTCTTGG GCAGCATCCGGAAACACACCATTTTCTCAGGACAACCTGGACCCAACTGGCAGCCTGTCTCTGTCAATTACACAGGCCAGGGACAGATTCAG tTCACCTTGATGGGTGTGTTTGCCAAGATCCCAGAGCCAGCGGTGGCCGTGGATGCAATCAGCATTGCTCCCTGTGGGG AGAGCTTTCCTCAGTGTGACTTTGAAGACAAGGACCACCCCTTCTGTGACTGGGTCCAGGTATTACAGGATGGCGGACGCTGGACCCAGGGAAGTGCAAATACGCTCATCCATGGCACAGGTCCCTTCGGAATCGCCCTCAGTGGAG AAAGTCACTTCGTCTACCTTGAGGCTAACAAGTTCTCCCAGGAAGGCCAGTCTTACAAACTGGTGAGCCGGCCCTTCTGTGCCCCGGGTGCCATCTGTGTGGCCTTCACCTACCACATGGATGGCCGTGGAAAGGGCACGAAGCTCAGGCTTCTGCTGGGGAGCCCTGCGGGCAGCCCCCCAAGTTCTCTCTGGGAACGAGTTGGGTCTCAGGGCCCTGACTGGCTGAACGACTCCATGACCATCCCTTCGGGACATCAACAACCTATGCAG CTGATGTTTGAGGTTGAGAGGGGCTCCCACGCTGCCTTCGTCGTTGCTTTGGGTTTCATCTTCATCGGTCAGGGGACCTGTCAAG GACCGGCATCTACAGTGCTCCCTCCCAAACCTCTAGGTCCCCCTACTGGCCCTTCTGAAACCCCTGTGACCCCTGAAGAAACATCCACCACCTCCAGTGAAACATCCCCTGTCCCCACAGAAAAACCTGTGGCCGCCACAGAAAAACCAACTGTCCCCAGTGAAACACCCACTGTCCCCACAGAAAAGCCTGTGGTTACCGCAGAAAAGCTGACTGTTCCCACAGAAAGACCTACAGTTCCCACAGAAAAGCCCACCATCCTCCCTGAAGAACCCACCTTCCTTCCGGAAGGGCCCACCATCCCCACAGAAAAGCCCACTGTCCCCACCGAAAAGACCACCATTCCCAGTAAAAAGACCACCATCCCCACTAAAAAGACCACCATCCCCACAGAAAAGCCCACTGTCCCCACTGAAAAGACCACCATTCCTGCTAAAAAGACCACTATCCTCACAGAAAAACCCACCATCCTCACTGAAGAACCCACCTTCCTACCTGAATGGCCCCTTTTCCCTAGTGAATGGCCCCCTGTCCCTACAGAAAAACCCATAGTCTCCACGGAAAGGACCACCATCCCCACTGAAAAAACAACCATCCCCACAGAAAAACCCATGGTCTCCACAGAAAAGACCACCATTCCCACAGAAAAAGTCACTGTCCCCACAGAAAAGACCACCATTCCCACTGAAAAAACAACCATCCCCACAGAAAAAGTCACTGTCCCCACAGAAAAGACTACCATTCCCACAGAAAAAACAACCATCCCCACAGAAAAACCCATGGTCCCCACAGAAAAGACCACCATTCCCACTGAAAAAACAACCATCCCCACAGAAAAACCCATGGTCTCCACAGAAAAGACCACCATTCCCACAGAAAAAGTCACTGTCCCCACAGAAAAGACCACCATTCCCACTGAAAAAACAACCATCCCCACAGAAAAAGTCACTGTCCCCACAGAAAAGACTACCATTCCCACAGAAAAAACAACCATTTCCACAGAAAAAGTCACTGTCCCCACAGAAAAGACTACCATTCCCACAGAAAAAAcaaccatccccacggaaaaagTCACTGTCCCCACAGAAAAGACTACCATTCCCACAGAAAAAAcaaccatccccacggaaaaagTCACTGTCCCCATAGAAAAGACTACCATTCCCACTGAAAAAACAACCATCTCCACAGAAAAAGTCACTGTCCCCACAGAAAAGACCACCATTCCCACTGAAAAAACAACCATTTCCACAGAAAAAGTCACTGTCCCCACAGAAAAGACCACCATTCCCACTGAAAAAACAACCATCTCCACAGAAaaagccactgttcccactgaaAAGACCACCATTCCCACAGAAAAAGCCACTGTCCCCACCAAAACGACCACCATTCCCACTGAAGAAACAACCATCTCCACAGAAAAAACCACTGTTCCCACTGAAAAGACCACCATTCCCACTAAAAAGACCACCATTCCCACAGAAAAAACCACTGTCCCCACCAAAAAGACCACCATTCCCACTAAAAAGACCACCATCCCCACAGAAAAGCCCACTGTCCCCACTGAAAGGCCCACACCTCCCATgacaccccagcccagcccagctcttGTACCCACTCAGCCGACAGTCTTCACGAAGCCAACTACCTCCGTGACCCCTGTGACCCCAGCCACCACTACAACCCCGAGACCTACTCCCG CCACGTGCCCTCCGAATGCCCACTATGAACGCTGTGCCTGCCCAGCGTCCTGCCAGAGCCCCAAGCCCACCTGTGGTCTCCTTTGCAAGCCTGGCTGTGTCTGCAACTCAGGCTTTCTGTTCCATGACTCCCGCTGCATCAATGCCTCTTCCTGTAATTGCTTCTACAATGAAAATTACTACAAG TCAGGGACAGAGTGGTTCAGCCCCAACTGCACAGAACGTTGCCGCTGCCAGCCTGGCAGTCAGATAGAGTGCCAGCCCTACAAGTGCGGGACAAACACAGTGTGCCAACTGAAGCATGGCCAGTACAGATGCCACCCCTATG GCACTGCCACCTGCTTCGTCTATGGAGACCCTCATTACTTCACCTTCGACGGGAGGTACTTTAACTTCATGGGCAAGTGCACCTACCTCTTGGCCCAACCCTGTGGCAACTCGACAG AGCCATTTTTCAGGGTAACAGTGAAGAATGAGCAGCGAGGCCTGGAGGGGGTGTCCTGCCTGAGCAAGGTCTCTGTGACTCTGtctgagaccaccatcaccctgctCAAGGGCAGACACACGCTG GTTGGGGGTCAGCGAGTCACCCTCCCGGCCATACCTTCTGGAGGCGTCTTCTTGACTCCAAGCGGGCGGTTTGTGCAGTTGCAGACGGTGTTCGGTCTGCGGGTGAGATGGGATGGTGACCAGCAGCTGTATGTGCGTGTGCCCAG CACCTACTCCAGCAAACTCTGTGGTTTCTGTGGCAACTACGACGGCGACAGTAGCAACGACAACCAGAAGCCAGATGGCAGACCAGCACGAGATGAGAAGGAGCTGGGTCACAGCTGGCAGATCTCGGAGGATGAGGACCAGGC GTGCCAGGAGAACCAGGCATCTCTCCCATCTTGTGATACTGACTTGAAGAACACATTGTCGAGTCCGGAGCACTGCGGACGGCTCGTGGTCGCTAACGGAGCCTTTCA GGCCTGCCTGCCTCACCTCAAGGTCTCTTCCTTCTTCCACAACTGCAAGCTTGACATGTGCAACTTCCAGGGGCTGCAGCAGATACTGTGTGCCCACATGTCGGCCTTGACTGAGACCTGCCAGGAAGCTGGCTACGCAGTGAAGCCCTGGAGGGGACCCCAGTTCTGCC CGCTGGCCTGCCCACCCAACAGCAGATACACCCTGTGTGCCAAGCTGTGCCCTGACACCTGCCATTCCACATTCTTGGGCATGGCCTGCCAGAACCGCTGCGTAGAAGGCTGCGAGTGCAACCAGGGCTTTGTCCTCAGCGGGCTCCAGTGCGTCCCCCGGTCCGAGTGTGGCTGCCTTGACCCCACGGCCGGCTACTTCAAG ATAGGGGAGCGGTGGTTCAAGCCAGGCTGCAGACAGCTCTGCATCTGTGAGGGCACCAACAGAACTCGCTGTGTGCCGTGGCAGTGCCAGGCCCAGGAGATGTGCGGTCAGCAGGATGGCACCTATGGCTGCCACCCTCAAG GGTCGGCCACCTGCACTGTCTGGGGGGATCCCCACTACCTGACATTCGATGGAGCCCTGCACCACTTCATGGGCACCTGCACCTACATCCTGACCCGGCCTTGCTTGTTGAAGTCCCTGGAGAATTACTTCTTTGTGAGCGCCACCAACGAGTTCCGCGGCGGAAACTTGGAGGCCTCCTACGTCAAAGCCGTCCAGGTGCAGGCCTTCGGCATCAGAGTCTGGATGCTCAAAGGCCGCAAGGTCATG CTGGATGGTCGCCAGGTGGCTCTGCCCCTGTGGTTTGCGCACGGCCGGATGACCGTGAGGTCCAgtggctcctttgtcctcctctACACGGACTTCGGGCTTCAAGTTCGATACGACGGGTACCACCTGGTGGAAGTGACTGCTCCCTCCTCCTACGCCGGCCGGCTCTGTGGGATGTGTG GGAACTACAACAACAACAGCCTGGACGACAATCTGCAGCCTGATAAGAGACCTGCTGTCAACTCCGTGCGCTTGGGGGCCTCCTGGAAGCTAAATGAGTTATCTGAATCTGG CTGCTTTGCTGCAGATGCCAGGCCCCCCAGGTGCCTGGAAAAGAATGCAACTGACCCCTGGAGTAAGAACTGTGATATCTTAGTGAATCCTCAGG GACCCttctccacatgccacagggtggTGTCCCCGCAGGCCAGCTTCGCCAGCTGTGTGTACGGCCAGTGTGGGACCAAGGGCGATGCCTTCACCCTGTGCCGCTCCCTGCAGGCCTACGCATCCCTGTGTGCCCGTGCCGGCCAGGTCCTCACCTGGCGGAGCAGCACCTTCTGCC CTCTGAAGTGCCCGTCAGGCAGCAGATACAGCCCCTGCGCCGACCCCTGCCCGGGCACCTGTCTCAGCCTGAGCACCCCGTCGTACTGCCCGTCTTCACTGCCCTGTGCCGAGGGCTGTGAGTGTCAGAGAGGCCACATCCTGAGTGGGACCACCTGTGTGCCCCTCAGCGAGTGTGGCTGCACCAGCCCCGGGGGCGCCTACCACCCG GTTGGGGAGAGATGGTACACGGACAGCACGTGTTCTCGGCTCTGCGCCTGCTCCATCCACAACAACATCTCCTGCCTCCAAACCTCCTGCAAGCCTGGCCAGATGTGCTGGCCCCGCGATGGGCTGATGCGGTGCCGGGGGGCAG GGATGGGAGTGTGCCAGATCCAGGACAGGTCCCAGTACATAAGCTTCGATGGCAGTTACCATGCCGTCCGGGGCGCCTGCACTTACGTCTTGGCGAAAACGTGCCACTCCACCATggacctgcctttcttcaagatcaGTGGCAAGAATGGGAAGCAGCAAGACCAAGCCCACACTTTCTACCTCCGCAAGGTCTACGTACACGTCTTTAATACTCTGGTCACCCTGAAGAAGGACCACGTGCTG ATCAATGGCACATGGGTCCCCCTGCCCGCGACCTCCCAGATCCGGGGGGTCAAAGTCATTTCCAGGGATGGCTACATGGTGCTCACCATCAGCATTGGGGTGGAAGTCAAGTTTGATGGCAGTGGTTTCCTTGAGATCGAAATCCCGAAAGCCTATTATGGAAAG ACCTGCGGCATGTGCGGGAACTTCAACGGTGAGGAAGAGGATGAACTACTGATGCCTAATGATGAGCTAGCCCCAGATGACATCACGTATGTGGACAGCTGGCAAGATAAGGAGATCGACCCAAG TTGCCGAGATGATGACAAGGCCGAAGAAGAATCGGAGGAGCCAGAAACGACCTGCCAGCCAGCTGACCTGGAGAGAGCCAAGGAGCAATGCCAGGCAGTCTTTCAGACTCCAGGCTGGGCAAGGTGTGCCAGCCGCGTGATCCTCAGTCCCTTCTTGGTCAGATGCACCGACAGCCTCTGTGAGTTTGGAGGCCTGAGCAGCACCCTCTGCCAGTCTCTGCAAGCCTTCGCGACCGCCTGCCAAGCCCGGGGCATCAGGCCTCCCATCTGGAGAAACAGCAGCTTCTGCC CTCTGGACTGCCCCCCCAACTACGTCTACACCAACTGCTTTCCCCACTGCCCCCCTACCTGCGACAACCCGGAAGGCCGGTGCAAAGGCTCCAGCGGTCCCTCCGTCTGCCAGGAGGGCTGCGTCTGTGAACCCGGCTACGTGCTCAAGGAGCGGCGGTGTGTGCCCAGGAGTCAGTGTGGCTGCCGGGACGCCCGGGGCAGATTCCTCCCC GAGGGTAACGCGTGGTTCTCCAACAGCTGCTCCCAGAGGTGTACCTGCGGGGCGGGAGCCATTCAGTGCCGGCCCTTTGCCTGCCCCGAAGGCTCCCGGTGTGAGATCAACGAAGACGACAAAGAAATCTGCAAACCCTACA AGTCGGAGCGATGCACGGTTTATGGGGACCCCACTTACCGCACGTTTGATGGCCTCGGCTACCGTTTCCAGGGCCGCATGACCTACTACCTGGTCAAGACCGTGGATGTGCTCCCCACTGGCGTGGAGCCCTTCATTGTGGAGGGACGCAACAAGATGTATGCGTCTCACAACCCCGTTTTCCTGCATGAAATCATCGTGATGGTCTATGGCTACACGGTCCAGCTCCAGCACGAACTGGAGCTTGTT GTCAATGGTCAGAAGGTGACTGCCCCCTATGAGCCCGTCGACCAGCTGCGGGTCTCCCTACGAAGCGATCGCCTGTTTGTGATCACGGACTTTGAGCTGGTGGTCAGCTTCAACGGAAAGAACAATGCAG TGATCTCCCTGCCCCTCACTTACCGGAAGCTCGTGCTCGGCCTGTGCGGCAACTGCGACCAGAACAAGAGGAATGACTTTATGCTGCCCAACGGGGCCGTCACCCAGAATCTCCTTGCTTTTGGCAACAGCTGGGAGGTAAAGATGACCGAGGGAAGCTTGCCCCGCGTCTCAAG GGCTGTACAGGaggaggaagtgaaagaggaagcgGCGCTAGGCTTTCTTGATGTGTCGGGATGCCACCCGGAGGAGCTGCAGCTCATCAACCGCACCCAAGCGTGTGGGGTGCTGGCGGACCCCGAGGGCCCCTTTGCTGTCTGTCACCAGACTGTGGCCCCCGAGCCCTTCCTGGA GCACTGTGTGTCTGACCTGTGTGCCACCCGCGACCCCAAGGAGCAGGAGGGGCTGCGTTGCCAGGTCCTCAGCGGGTACGCCAGCATCTGCCAGGAGGCGGGCGCCACCCCGGCCAGCTGGCGGGACCACACCCACTGCG CCTTGTCATGTCCAGCCAATACTGTCTACCAGAGCTGTATGACACCCTGCCCGGCCTCCTGTGCCACGCTGGCAGCCCCCCGGGGCTGCAAGGGCCCCTGTGTGGAGGGCTGTGCCAGCCTCCCGGGCTATGTCTACAGCGGAGCCCAGAGCCTCCCCCTGGCCCACTGCGGCTGCACCGAGAACGGCATCTACTACCAG CAGGGGGACAGCTTCGTGAATGACGACTGCTCCCAGCGCTGCACCTGCGCGCGCACGGGGTTCCTGCTATGTGAGCCCCTCGGCTGCAGCCCTGGGGAGGTCTGCACCCTGGGGAACCTCACTCGTGGCTGCTTCCGAG ACAGCCCGTGCCTACAGAACCCCTGTCAGAATGATGGGCGGTGCCGGGAGCAGGGAACGCACTTCACCTGTGAGTGTGAACCTGGTTACGGGGGAGACCGTTGCATGGAGCCGCAGGATGTACCTCCCCCTGAAAAGCCAG AAGCATCCAACTTTGCCTCCATCCTGTTGCCATTGCTGGTGCCCATGGTGGTCATAGTGCCAGCGGCGGTGACCAGAGGATGCATTTccaggaggaaagggaggag GGAGAAAATGCGGAGCCAGACCAGAGGCAAGCCGCCACATGCGG attTTAGTCCAGAGCAAGCCCTCAGAGTCGCTCAGTTCTGA